The Pseudomonas sp. KU26590 genomic sequence TGGATGTTTTATGTGTCCGTGTCGGTGGGCGGCTGGGCCGCCAGTGCGATCAACCTGATGGTTTCGGATGACCTTGGCGTCAGTTGGTCGGCACCGAGACAATTGGTGACGTCGCCTTTTTTCAATATCAGCACCCTGGTGCGCGCCGCGCCGGTGTTCCATGCCGATGGATCAATTGGTCTGCCCGTGTACCACGAATTTATGGGCAAGTTTGCCGAATATCTGTACTTGAGCGCCGACGGCGCAGTGATCGACAAATTCCGCATCAGCCGGGGCAAGAACTCACTGCAACCGACTATCGTGCCGCTGGATGGCAAGCGCGCCGTGGCCATGCTGCGTTATGCCGGCGACACCCATCACCGCGTGCTGGCCAGCCGCACCGAAGACGCCGGGCAAACCTGGAGCGAACCGTACCCCCTGGAGCCGGCCAACCCCAATTCGTCACTGGCGGCGGTGGGAACGGTGGACGATGGTTTGCTGGTGGCCCTTAACGACTTGCAGGACGGGCGCTTCAAACTCAGCCTGTACGGCACCGACGCCCAGCTCAATAACTGGCGCACCGTGGTGCAACTGGACGAGTCGCCGGACCCGCTCGGGCAACCGTTCGCTCCCGAGGCCTACAAGGAGATCATCGGTCAGGGTTTCCGTGCCTCCAGCGGCGCAAAACGCCTGCCATTGGCAGAGCGCTTTCTCAGCAGCCTGGATTACCGGGTGTGCAAACCTGCGGGCTGCGACTTCGAATACGAATACCCGTACTTCAGCCGTAGCCCGGACGGTATGTATCACTTGGTGTACTCCTGGAATAACACCTTTATCAAACATGTCAGCTTCAACGAAGCCTGGCTGGCGGAGCGTCTCTGATGTTTTCTCTGTGGCAGGCCCATTTGAGTTTCGTGCTGCTGGGGTTTGTGGCCCTGTGCGCGCTGCGGTTTACCGCGCCCATACGACCTTGGCTGCTGCCGGCGCTGGTGGCGGTTAGCTTTATTCCGGTCAATGAGTTGCCGTTGGCGGCGTATGTGCGCAGTTTTACCGATGACCTGGCCATCAGCACCTTGGTGCTAATGGCGTGGGCGGGGTTGTGCCGGTTGGGGCTGGTTTCGCCCATCAGCCGTCAGCACCAAGTGCAGATATTGCTGCTATTTGGCCTGCTCAGCCTGGTGCTATACCCGGCCACGCTGGGCCTCACGTACGTCGATCCCTACCGCTGGGGCTTCAATCCTCGGCCGATGATTGCGCTGATGGCCGCAACCGCGCTGCTAATGCTGTGGCTGCGCAATGCGCTGGCGGTGTGGATGTTGGCGATAAGCACCTTGGCGTTCGCCTTGCGGCTCAAACCCTCGGAAAACTATTGGGATTATCTGGTCGACCCGCTATTGACCGGTTATTGCCTGATCGCCGGTGCGGGGCTGTTGATCAGTAGCGCCTGGCCCCTCCTTATGAAATGGCACAGAGGTCAATGATGGGTGCGTTGCAATCACGCCGCCTGCGCTACGGCGCGGGCGCGATCGGATTGGTATTTGCGTTGCTGGCGGCGTTGCGGCTGGTGTTTGTGCTGGGTTTTTCCGGCTTGCCCTTCAACACTCCGACGCTGCTGGAAACTCTGGGCGTCGGCCTGCGTTTCGACCTGCGCCTGGCCGTGTTGCTATTGCTGCCGCTGGCCGTACTGGCGTGGTTGCCACGCTGGAACCTCACCACGGTACCGGCCCTGCGCTGGCTGGCGCGCGGTTATCTGGTCACCGCGCTGGCGTTAATTGGCCTGGTCTACGTCATCGACTTCGGCCACTACGCCTACCTCGGTGTGCGTATCAATGCGACGGTGATGCGCTACCTGCAAGATGCGCAGATTTCACAACAGATGGTGTGGGAAACCTACCCTGTCCTGTGGATAACCGCAGGCTGGCTGGCGGTCGTGGCGTTTTGGGTATGGGCGTTGATCTGTTTGGAGCGAGTCACCCTGCAGCGCTCCCCAGCGCCCATCAGCAAGTGGGCACTGGCATCGGCCTCGGTACTGGTAGTTGTCGCGGTGCTGTTGGCTTTGCTCGGCCGCGTCGCCCATCTCAATCTGGAAAACCCGGTGCCCCTGCGCTGGAGTGATGCGTTCTTTTCCGGTAACAGCCAAGTGGCCGCCGTGGGCCTGAACCCGGTGCTGTATCTGTATGACACGCTCAAGATCGGCCAATCGCAATTCGATGAGGCCAGCGTGCGCGAGCACTACCCGCAAGTCGCCGCTTACCTGAGGGTTGAGCAACCCGACGCCCAGGCACTGGATTTCGTCCGTGAACAAGGCGTGCAGCCTTATCGTCTGGTTGGCGAGCGTCCGCCAAACGTGATCTTCGTGATGCTCGAATCCCTCGGCACCAGCGCCGTCGGGGCCTACGGCAACCCGC encodes the following:
- a CDS encoding sialidase family protein, which codes for MRSALLICSLLAVFFAAWQSHPSHVLAPFAQATPNNSKMATPAQYSSRFVSTQLTDFVHSSSVTALPNGDLMAVWFAGSREGAADVQVRTARFDARSGEWGGEQVLATRESTREGTRRYIRKLGNPVIAMGPDQRLWMFYVSVSVGGWAASAINLMVSDDLGVSWSAPRQLVTSPFFNISTLVRAAPVFHADGSIGLPVYHEFMGKFAEYLYLSADGAVIDKFRISRGKNSLQPTIVPLDGKRAVAMLRYAGDTHHRVLASRTEDAGQTWSEPYPLEPANPNSSLAAVGTVDDGLLVALNDLQDGRFKLSLYGTDAQLNNWRTVVQLDESPDPLGQPFAPEAYKEIIGQGFRASSGAKRLPLAERFLSSLDYRVCKPAGCDFEYEYPYFSRSPDGMYHLVYSWNNTFIKHVSFNEAWLAERL